In Caballeronia sp. Lep1P3, a single genomic region encodes these proteins:
- a CDS encoding ParB/Srx family N-terminal domain-containing protein, with protein sequence MDDELVGRIDDLKPTQGAVGMEHVSEKMHLTSAQPENARAAFLREHALKVVRGPGGTLHVIDHHHWARAWHELGIDVAPISIACDFSGGDHDAFIAALREHGWIHPFDAQGRETSVDALPASIAAMPDDPYLSLAAFVRMAGVYEDPPEFNAKFAWADYFRAHMEADFASISGFAKALAQAIAASRQDEARELPGFNAKA encoded by the coding sequence ATGGATGACGAACTAGTTGGGCGCATCGACGACCTAAAACCGACACAGGGCGCGGTCGGCATGGAGCACGTCAGCGAAAAAATGCATCTGACTAGCGCACAGCCCGAGAACGCACGCGCGGCCTTTCTGCGCGAACACGCATTGAAAGTCGTGCGCGGACCGGGCGGGACGCTGCATGTGATCGACCATCATCACTGGGCGCGCGCATGGCATGAGTTGGGTATCGACGTCGCGCCGATAAGCATCGCGTGCGACTTCAGCGGCGGCGATCACGACGCGTTCATCGCCGCGCTGCGCGAGCACGGCTGGATTCATCCCTTCGACGCACAAGGTCGCGAGACATCGGTGGACGCGCTGCCCGCATCGATTGCCGCGATGCCCGACGATCCGTATCTCAGCCTCGCGGCTTTCGTGCGCATGGCAGGCGTCTACGAAGACCCGCCCGAATTCAACGCGAAGTTCGCATGGGCCGATTACTTTCGAGCGCACATGGAGGCCGACTTCGCCTCGATTTCGGGCTTTGCGAAGGCGCTCGCGCAGGCAATCGCGGCTTCGCGCCAGGACGAAGCGCGCGAACTGCCCGGGTTCAATGCGAAAGCGTAG
- a CDS encoding UDP-glucuronic acid decarboxylase family protein produces the protein MKEAFRKRILVTGGAGFLGSHLCERLLAQGHDLLCVDNFYTGTKDNIAHLLDSPNFELMRHDVTFPLYVEVDEIYNLACPASPVHYQHDPVQTTKTSVHGAINMLGLAKRVKAKIFQASTSEVYGDARVHPQQEAYWGNVNPIGPRSCYDEGKRCAETLFMDYRRQHGLNIKIARIFNTYGPRMHPSDGRVVSNFMMQALAGEPITVYGEGSQTRSFCYVDDMVDAFIRLMNTPDDITGPVNLGNPHELSMLEIAQRIVALTGSKSEIVFRPLPMDDPWHRQPDITQARKLLGWEPVTALDEGLRRTASYFRQIIEAQETRSAMATLSH, from the coding sequence ATGAAGGAAGCATTTCGCAAGCGCATTCTGGTGACGGGCGGCGCGGGCTTTCTCGGCTCGCATTTGTGCGAGCGCCTGCTTGCGCAAGGACACGACCTGCTATGTGTCGACAACTTCTACACAGGCACGAAGGACAACATCGCGCATCTGCTCGACAGTCCCAACTTCGAACTAATGCGTCATGACGTGACATTTCCGCTTTACGTGGAAGTGGACGAAATCTATAACCTCGCGTGTCCCGCGTCGCCGGTTCATTATCAACATGACCCGGTGCAGACGACAAAGACCAGCGTGCATGGCGCGATCAACATGCTGGGCCTTGCCAAGCGCGTGAAGGCCAAAATCTTTCAGGCGTCGACGAGCGAAGTCTATGGCGATGCGCGCGTGCATCCGCAGCAGGAAGCCTATTGGGGCAACGTGAATCCTATCGGTCCCCGTTCGTGCTATGACGAAGGCAAGCGCTGCGCCGAGACGCTTTTCATGGACTATCGCCGGCAGCATGGCCTCAACATCAAGATCGCGCGAATCTTCAATACGTATGGCCCGCGCATGCATCCGAGCGATGGCCGCGTGGTCTCGAACTTCATGATGCAGGCGCTCGCGGGCGAGCCCATCACCGTCTATGGCGAAGGCTCGCAGACGCGCTCGTTCTGCTATGTCGACGACATGGTGGACGCCTTCATTCGCCTGATGAACACGCCCGATGACATCACCGGTCCGGTCAACCTCGGCAATCCGCACGAGCTATCGATGCTGGAAATCGCGCAGCGCATCGTCGCGTTGACGGGATCGAAGTCGGAGATCGTGTTCCGTCCGTTGCCGATGGACGATCCGTGGCATCGTCAGCCGGACATTACGCAGGCGCGCAAGCTGCTCGGCTGGGAACCCGTGACCGCGCTCGATGAAGGACTGCGTCGAACGGCGTCGTATTTCCGGCAGATCATCGAAGCGCAAGAGACGCGCTCAGCAATGGCTACGCTTTCGCATTGA
- a CDS encoding glycosyltransferase family 4 protein, which produces MPTANQRRLRVLTWHVHGNYLYYLTQAKHDFYLVTKPGHPPGYAGKVGVLPWGDNVHEVPADQVATQEFDVVLFQHRTQWDDDRINVLSDAQRRLPRVYIEHDPPQENPFEQRHWVQDRDTLLVHVTHFNRLMWDSGDTPTRVIEHGVVVPEGVCYTGEKERGVVVINHLRQRGRRLGSDVFADAAQRVPLDLVGMDAVSAGGLGEIGNLDLAAFTAQYRFFFNPIRWTSLGLAIVEAMTIGMPIIGLATTELATVIRNGESGFIHTDTNALVDVMQHLLRDPAEAQRLGEGARRIALERFNIDRFAAEWEATLRYACG; this is translated from the coding sequence ATGCCCACTGCTAACCAACGACGCCTGCGCGTGCTTACATGGCACGTACACGGCAACTATCTCTACTACCTGACTCAGGCGAAGCACGACTTCTATCTCGTGACGAAGCCCGGTCATCCGCCCGGTTACGCGGGCAAGGTCGGCGTGCTGCCGTGGGGCGACAACGTTCACGAAGTCCCTGCGGATCAGGTCGCTACTCAAGAGTTCGATGTCGTGCTGTTTCAGCATCGCACGCAATGGGACGACGATCGCATCAACGTACTCTCCGATGCGCAGAGGCGCTTGCCGCGCGTCTATATCGAGCACGATCCGCCGCAGGAGAACCCCTTCGAGCAGCGCCATTGGGTGCAAGATCGCGACACCTTGCTCGTGCATGTGACCCACTTCAATCGGCTCATGTGGGACAGCGGCGATACACCCACGCGCGTGATCGAACATGGCGTCGTCGTGCCGGAAGGCGTGTGTTATACGGGCGAGAAAGAGCGCGGCGTCGTCGTCATCAATCATCTGCGGCAACGCGGGCGCAGGCTCGGCAGCGATGTCTTCGCCGATGCCGCGCAACGCGTGCCGCTCGATCTCGTCGGCATGGATGCCGTATCCGCAGGCGGTCTCGGTGAGATCGGCAATCTCGATCTCGCTGCGTTCACCGCGCAATACCGCTTCTTCTTCAACCCGATCCGCTGGACGAGCCTGGGACTTGCCATCGTGGAAGCCATGACCATCGGGATGCCGATCATCGGGCTTGCGACAACCGAACTCGCCACCGTGATCCGCAACGGCGAAAGCGGCTTCATTCACACGGATACGAACGCGCTCGTCGATGTCATGCAGCACCTCTTGCGCGATCCCGCCGAAGCGCAGCGTCTGGGCGAAGGTGCGCGCCGCATTGCGCTAGAACGTTTCAACATCGACCGCTTCGCCGCCGAATGGGAAGCGACGCTGCGCTACGCGTGCGGTTGA
- a CDS encoding glycosyltransferase family 9 protein: MNAARVERIAIFRALQLGDMLCCVPALRALRRAYPKAHIALIGLPWAHSFVERYAHLVDELIVFPGAIGFPEQEETDAHLPAFYDAMRERRFHLAIQLHGSGGVANDIVEAMHARINAGFLKPDETPRDGVFIPWPDDLQEIARYNALMQAIGIDARDMQLEIPLTQQDTRECDALIASEGLDTTRLVLVHAGAQLPSRRWPAERFAQVAAALASDGWPVALTGSGGEAAITASIACMPGVDAIDLAGKTSLGALAALVARAQLVVCNDTGLSHVAAAMRTKSVVIASGSDTHRWAPLDAERHRVLADYPPCRPCAFRECPYGHPCALNISVERVLDVARTQLPAEKLETDAHC; the protein is encoded by the coding sequence ATGAATGCGGCGCGAGTCGAACGCATTGCGATCTTCAGGGCGCTGCAACTTGGCGACATGCTGTGCTGCGTGCCCGCGTTGCGCGCATTGCGCCGCGCCTATCCGAAGGCGCACATCGCGTTGATCGGCTTGCCGTGGGCGCATAGTTTCGTCGAACGCTATGCGCATCTCGTCGATGAATTGATCGTGTTTCCCGGCGCAATCGGATTTCCCGAGCAAGAGGAAACCGACGCGCATCTGCCCGCGTTCTACGACGCGATGCGGGAGCGCCGCTTCCACCTCGCGATTCAATTGCACGGCAGCGGCGGCGTCGCCAACGACATCGTGGAAGCCATGCACGCACGCATCAACGCGGGCTTTCTGAAGCCCGATGAAACGCCACGCGACGGTGTTTTCATTCCGTGGCCCGACGACCTGCAGGAGATCGCACGCTACAACGCGCTGATGCAAGCCATCGGCATCGATGCGCGCGACATGCAGCTGGAAATTCCGCTCACGCAACAGGACACGCGCGAATGCGATGCGCTGATTGCGAGCGAAGGTCTCGATACGACGCGCCTCGTGCTCGTTCATGCGGGCGCGCAGTTGCCTTCGCGCCGCTGGCCTGCCGAGCGCTTCGCGCAGGTCGCGGCGGCGCTCGCGAGCGACGGCTGGCCGGTCGCATTGACGGGAAGCGGGGGCGAAGCCGCGATCACCGCGAGCATTGCGTGCATGCCGGGCGTCGATGCAATCGATCTCGCCGGCAAGACATCGCTCGGTGCGCTCGCGGCGCTCGTCGCGCGTGCACAGCTCGTCGTATGCAACGACACGGGGCTTTCGCATGTGGCGGCAGCGATGCGCACGAAGAGCGTGGTGATCGCATCGGGCAGCGACACGCATCGCTGGGCGCCGCTCGATGCAGAACGTCATCGTGTGCTCGCGGACTATCCGCCTTGCCGGCCGTGCGCGTTTCGCGAGTGTCCCTATGGGCATCCGTGCGCGCTGAACATCAGCGTCGAACGCGTGCTGGATGTCGCAAGAACTCAATTGCCCGCAGAGAAACTGGAAACCGATGCCCACTGCTAA
- a CDS encoding glycosyltransferase family 2 protein — MSTLAGSFSYDGEKSASAARDAGAALGTAFDVSVVVPTYRRPDMLERCLRAIIAQDYDKARYEIIVCDDGPDEATRSRVAALAREFDDAPRIRYVPVTATQGPAGARNAGWHASGAPLIAFTDDDTIPDPHWLAAGIAALCAGADAVSGRIVVPLGPRPTDYEQDAAGLSRAEFATANTFVTRAALARVGGFDARFTSAWREDSDLQFELMRIGARIVRSHDAMVLHPVRPARWGVSLSQQKKSQFDALLYKKHRTLFRTRIRSTPPLLYYAILAVAIVALLALVNGNEKITLICVAVWLGLTGWFCIKRLKSTALTPSHVLEMAWTSLWIPFLSIYWRLYGAVKFRVVFV, encoded by the coding sequence TGCGGGTGCCGCGCTCGGCACGGCGTTCGACGTATCCGTGGTCGTGCCGACCTATCGCAGGCCCGACATGCTCGAGCGTTGCCTGCGCGCGATCATCGCGCAGGACTACGACAAGGCGCGCTATGAAATCATCGTATGCGACGACGGTCCCGATGAAGCCACGCGCTCGCGTGTCGCCGCGCTTGCCCGCGAGTTCGACGATGCCCCGCGCATTCGTTACGTGCCCGTCACCGCGACGCAGGGACCCGCAGGCGCGCGCAATGCGGGATGGCATGCATCGGGCGCGCCGTTGATCGCCTTCACCGACGACGACACGATCCCCGATCCGCATTGGCTCGCGGCTGGGATCGCCGCGTTGTGCGCGGGCGCGGACGCCGTGTCGGGCCGTATCGTCGTGCCGCTCGGTCCTCGTCCGACCGATTACGAACAGGACGCGGCCGGCCTTTCGCGTGCGGAGTTCGCGACTGCCAACACGTTCGTGACGCGCGCCGCACTCGCGCGCGTGGGCGGCTTCGATGCGCGGTTCACATCGGCCTGGCGCGAAGACTCGGATCTCCAGTTCGAACTCATGCGGATCGGCGCGCGCATAGTGCGCTCGCACGATGCGATGGTGCTGCATCCCGTGCGGCCCGCGCGTTGGGGCGTGAGCCTTTCGCAGCAGAAGAAGAGCCAGTTCGACGCCCTGCTCTACAAGAAGCATCGCACGCTCTTCAGGACGCGCATCCGAAGCACGCCACCCTTGCTCTACTACGCCATTCTTGCTGTCGCGATCGTCGCCTTGCTTGCGCTCGTGAACGGCAACGAGAAGATCACGCTCATCTGCGTGGCTGTTTGGCTCGGGCTTACTGGCTGGTTCTGTATCAAGCGGCTCAAGTCGACGGCGCTCACGCCATCGCATGTGCTCGAAATGGCCTGGACGTCGCTGTGGATTCCGTTTCTCTCGATCTACTGGCGGCTTTATGGCGCAGTCAAATTCCGCGTGGTGTTCGTATGA